A stretch of DNA from Haemorhous mexicanus isolate bHaeMex1 unplaced genomic scaffold, bHaeMex1.pri scaffold_158_ctg1, whole genome shotgun sequence:
CCATTTTCACCCTGaatttgggtggttttgtgccACAATTCAAggtttttcccctgatttttggCGCTTTTTCCCAAAACCgctgtttttccccccaagctGGAGCTGCGCTGCCTCGAGGGGCTCCGGGACCCCCCGGGTGGGGGGGACCCCGAGGGTGCTGTAGgggcccctcccccccaccgcGGCGACGGCCCCCGAATTCGCCGACCCCCCGGCTGCTCCCGGtgagccccccaaaaaccccgggattcaccccaaaatccgcGGGGGCCcgccccaaaccctcctgaattcaccccaaattctcCTCCCACCCCCCCTCAGTTCGTGGAGCAGCGGCGGGAAAAGTGGCACCGGAAAAAGAGTAATTTGGGAAcgccaaaattcccaaaatctccaaaactggggctgggggcggggccagaTCCTCCTGTCAATCAGGGGGGTCCTGGCCCCCTCCCACTCCTTTGGAGGGTGGGGCACACCCTAAAATTTGTGGGCTTTGTATTGATTGTGGGGCAATTAAAAGTATTTCATATCTCCTCTATAAATGTGAGGGTGTGGCTTGGCTTGAGCCCGCCCATTTAAGCCCCACCCCCTCATTAAttattctctctcttctcctgcAGTTcatcccctcccccccctcaGGTTTGGACCTTTCCAAGATGGTGGCGTTGATGGGGGGCggagccagcagcacagggggtgTGGCCTCTCCTTCCTTAGCCCCGCCCCCCACGCTTCCGGCCAGAAGCAGAAGAGAGGAAGCGGAAGCAGGGAGCGGGTGCTGCCCCCCTGCTGGCCGACCCCATGTTGCCACCCACTTCCGACTCCGATTAAGCCCCGCCCCTTTTCCTGCCGGGGGCCACGCCCCCCTTCccatatttatataaatatgtaaaatgTCTCTGTGTCATaggggggcgggggcggggggcgggggctGAGCGGGGCTGGGCCGAGCAGGGGCGGGGGTCAatgtgggcagggctggcggGATGGGAGGGGCctggcagggtttttttttttaataaaaggttTGGAAATGGAGCAGGTGCTGTGAGTGATTTGCCCCTAATTACATGCTAATTAAGCGCCTCGTTTGCCTCCCTTGATTTGTCCAGCACCTCAATTAACACGGTTAATTAATCACCTCTGGTAATTAAAGATCCCCACACTCACGTTTCCCTCTCTCACCGCCAGAGGGCGCCCTCCGAGCTCCCCTCACGATTTTCACGCCCCTTTTCTGTCACGTGATCCCGCCCGGGATATTACCGCCCCTTTTTGATCACGTGATGCCATTCCCTCAATTTCCCCGCCTCTCTGATCACGTGATCATGTATCTTACTACATTCCCCGCCTCCCTGCGTCACGTGTTCGGCCCCTCTGTAAGCCCCGCCCCTCTCCGATCACGTGTTAGCGCACATCCGGTTCCTTGTCACGTGATCCCGCCCCCTATCGAATTTCCCGCCTCTCCCCATCACGTGACGCAGGAGCGGCGCCaattctcctcctcccccttttatttatttatttatatatttatatatttatttatttatttatttattttcccccGTAATTGTGAGGAAAATGAATCCAGCAACACCCGAGGTTTATGTCCaagcaggagacagaggagagcttttattttattttattcaaataaaggaCCATAAATGGGGGGTTTGGACGCAGCCTCGTTTGGATcccaattttcctctttttccccatttctgaggtacctgagaggttcagacttcccagaacacctgatcccaaagattcccctctaatgtacaaccctcccaattaattattattttctttgggATTTAGGGGTTTTTATTCCCCCATTGTTCCTCTCACCTTTCAATGTTCAATtccatttatcagcaaacctcAAGTTTATGTGtaaaatcaaacattttttccattaggattcagaggaagaatttAACATTGCCCAGCTAGAATcttgtgtttgaatggaatttatgcaatCATGTATGAGGTGcattgtgaaaaacaccaatcacttgttttttgaaattttaaagatttaatagtaataaaaaataattataaaaatagtaatacaattagagtaataataatttagacaatttgaattaggacaatatgagacaataaaaacaaagagttacggacgtCCGGGTACTTTTTTCTGGGCAGgacaagcccgaaaaaggacacacgtgaacaaaggattaaccctaaaaaacaacagcctgttgcatattcatacacttcatgcatgatgcataaattccattcaaacacaggattggCCTGGTCATcatcaacttcttcctcctaatcctaacagcgcCTTCGAGGCGGGAAGAAGTTCCTTCCTTTTGATaagagggcaataaattctttttctccgaaagatttaggtgtcctgtggctgctatctcgctgcaagtcctttctttaaacaaaaaagtaCCCTACgtagcacagtttctattttaacaatttttataacctaaactatatttaacacactactgaagagaattaatacagcattactttctaacacaacacatataatattcattttaatatttgcgaaagGCCAATCATAcaatacgcatttttcacatgCATGAATATGCAACAAGTTGTTGTTTTTAAGAGTTAAgcctctgttaacgtggggcattttcgggcttattttgcccagaaaaagcACCCGGACCGTCCGTAACTCTTTACTTTTATTGTCCCAAACTGTCCAACGTATTATTGCTCTAATCacattgctatttttataactattttatttccattaagCTTTTAAAACTTACAAAACCGAGTGAGTGACGTTTTTCACAGACCCGTCTCCTCACCCCACCGGTTTTACCGATTTCCCCGCCGCCACCTCCCGGTACTTCCcgtttctctcctttctcttttcaccGTTTTTCTCCCTCACGAGAAGCGGCCGcttcccccttcctcccccGCCGCCATTTTCCCGCCTCTCCCCGTCACGTGACCCTCTGCCCCTCAGAGCCCTTTTCCCGCCTCTCCCTCGTCACGTGACGCGGGAAAAGTTTGCCACGCCCCCTCCTCTTTATGCATCCCCCGCGTCGCGCGAGGAAGGAACGGTTTTCCCACCGCGGTTTAACCGATTTCCCCCCGCCGGTATTTCCCGTTTGTCACCTTCctccatttctcattttttcccattcacgAGAAGCGGCCGCTGGCTCCTTTCCTCTCCGCCGCCATTTTCCCGCCTCGCCCTCATCACGTGACGCAGAAGCCATCGCCACGccccctccttctcctgcagccctgcgTCACGTGAGGAAGGAACGGTTTTCCCACACCGGTTTTACCGATTTCCCACCGCCGGTATTTCCCGTTTCTCACCTTCCTCTATTTCTCATTTTACTCTGTTACCAGAAGCGGCcgctttccccttccccccctccGCCGCCATTTCTCCGCCTGCCTGGGTCACAGCCCTCTGCCAGCCTCTCGCGGTCACGTgatcctcttcccctcacagcCCTTTTCCCGCCTCTCGAGGTCACGTGACGCActcccctccctcagccctcccGTCCCGCCCTTTTCCCGCCGCCCCGGAAGCGGAAGTTCCCCTCAGGCCGCGTTTCCGGCGGGGAACGCCGCGgcgcgggaggaggaggaggaggaggaggcggcggagATCAGGAAGGCTCGGGGCGAGTCCCGGCGAAGGGGGCGGATCCCAGGGGAGGCCGAGGGTCCCGGGAGGGGGCCGCTGGCCCCGCACGGGCCCCCCTGATGGCGCTGAGCCTGGACCGCGAGGCCTTCTCGCGGCGTTTGCGGCGGCTCTACGCCAGCTGgcaggtgggggaggggcgggggcggggggagcggcgggggaggggcgggggcgggggagCCCTGAGGGGGGGAGCTCGGGGTGGGGGCTGAGGTAAATGTGGGGAGGGGGGctgaggggaaatttggggcatCTGAGGTGAATTTGGGAGGGCTGAGGTGAATTTTGGAGGAGCTGAAGTTAACTTCGGGGATTTGGGttgaatttgggggttttggggtaatttaggGGAGTTTGAGGTTAATTTTCAGGGCCTGAGTTAAATTTAGGAGGGTTTGAGGTAAATTTGTGGGGTTTGAGGTAAATTTGGGAGGTTTGAGGTAAATATAGAAGGTTTGAGGTAAATTTGTGGGGTTTGAGGTAAATTTGGAAGGtttgaggtgattttggggggcttgAGGACAATTTGGGAGGTTTGAAGTGAATTTTTGGAGGCTGAGGTAAAATTAAGGAGGTTTGAGGTAAACTTGGGGGATCTGAGGTAAATTTGAGGGGGCCTGAGGCGAATTTGGGTGGTTTGAGGTAAATTTTCAGGGGCTGAGGTAAATTTGGGGAGTTAaagtgaatttgggggatttgaggtAAAATTTTGAGGGGCTGAACTAAACTTGGGGGACTTGGGttgaatttgggggttttggggtgaatttcgGGGTGTTTGAGGTGAGTTTGGGGAGGGTTGAggtaaattttggggtttgaggtAAATTTTGGCAGGCTGAGGTAAATTTGAGAGATTTGAGGCAATTTTGGTGGACTTGAGttaaaatttgggggtttgaggTGAATTTCGGGGGGGCTGAGGTAAATTTGGGGAGTTTTAGTTAAAttagggggttttggggtgaatttgggggattttgggggttctcacccctcatttttccctcagaaagGGGAGGATGAGTtcgggggatttttggggtgaatttgggggattttgggggttctcacccctcttttttccctcagaaaggGGAGGATGAGTtcgggggggatttttggggtgaattttggagattttgggggttctcaccccctcatttttccctcagaaagGGGAGGATGAGTTCGGGGGCGTGGACGCCATCGTGGTGGCCGTGGGGGTGGACGAGGAGATCGTCTACGCCAAGTCCACGGCGCTGCAGGTGAGGGGGCAGAGTGCCCAAAAAGTACCAAAATCCCCgggaaaaaccccagaattcctgagggaaaaatccccgaaaaaaatcccagaatccccagaaaaaaacaccaaacgTCCTGAGGGAAAAtaccctaaaaatccccaaatccccaggaaaaaaaaacaaaaacaaaacaaaaaaaaaaaaaccctcaaatccctgagggaaaaaacccaaaaaatatccaagaaataataaaaaaaataaaaaccaccaaaattcctgagggaaaaatcccctaaaaaaatcccaaaatccccagaaaaaaacaccaaatgtcctgaaggaaaataccctaaaaattccaaaatccccaggaaaaaaaaaaataaaacaaatccctgagggaaaaaaccccaaaaatatccaagaaataataattaaaaaaaaaaaaacccaccaaaattcctgagggaaaaatcccctaaaaaatcccaaaatccccagaaaaatAACCAAACGTCCTGAGGGGAAAATacccaaaaaatctccaaaatccccaggaaaaaaaacaataaaacaaatccctgagggaaaaaccaaacaatatccaagaaataaaaaaaaaaaaccacaaaaattcctgagggaaaaatcccctaaaaaaatcccaaaatccccagaaaaaaacaccaaacgTCCTGAGGGAAAATACcctaaaaattccaaaatccacaggaaaaaaaccaaaaacaacaacaaaaaaaaaaaactcaaatccctgagggaaaaaacccaaaaaaatatccaagaaatattaataaaaaaaaaaaaaaaaccaaaattcctgagggaaaaatcccctaaaaaatcccaaaatccccagaaaaatAACCAAACGTCCTGAGGGAAAATacccaaaaaatctccaaaatccccaggaaaaaaaacaataaaacaaatccctgagggaaaaaccaaaaaatacccaagaaataattaaaaaaaacaagaaccgaaattcctgagggaaaaatccctcaaaaaatcccaaaatccccagaaaaaaaaccaaacatccTGAGGGAAAAtaccctaaaaatccccaaatccccaggaaaaaaaaaaaaaaaaaaaacaaaacaaatccctaaaggaaaaaccaaacaatatccaagaaataaaaaaaaaaaaccaccaaaattcctgagggaaaaatcccctaaaaaaatcccaaaatccccagaaaaaaaccaccaagcaTCCTGAGGTAAAAtaccctaaaaatccccaaatcaccAGGAAAAAGAACCTCAAATccctgagggaaaaaacccaaaaaatatccgagaaataataattataaaaaaaaaaacccatcaaaattcctgagggaaaaatcccctaaaaaaatcccaaaatccccataaaaaaaaaaaacaacaaaattcctgagggaaaatcctcaaaaaatctcaaaatccccagaaaaaaaataaaaaaaaaaccaccaaaattcctgagggaaaatcctccaaaaaatcccaaaatccccaggaaaaaaaaaaaaaaaccaacaagattcctgagggaaaatcctcaataaaatcccaaaatccccagaaaaacccaacaaaattcctgagggaaaatcctcaaaaaatccccaaaatctccaagaaaaaaccaacaaaatcccTCAAGGATTTGGGGAGTTTCTCCCATTCTGGGGCTTTGGGGTCTCCTCCTGTTTGAGGGCACTCCcagcatttttaataaataatttaaatattgcCATCCACCATTTtaggtttttaattaatgattgTTAATTAATATCAAATATACTTAatgataaatttaaattttacactattttcctaatttttacTGAATTACTCTCACTTTTTAACcatttccttaatttttaaggtattcctgcagtttttaaagtattcctttaatttttaatacatttgCATAATTTTTAGTGGATTTCCATAATTTTAATAGATTTCCATTCGTTTTCATTTATTCCCACAATTTTAATGTGTTTCTATCATTTTCAATACATTcccaaaatttttaatttattcccaTAATTTCTAATGCATTCCTATAAATTTTAGTGTGTTCCCacaattttttatattttttcatcttttttagTGTATTcctataatttttaattaatcctaatcatttttaatttattcccaTAATTTCTAATGCATTCCCATAAATTTTAGTGTTCccataattttttatattttttcatttttttagtgTATTcctataatttttaattaatcctaataatttttaatttattcccataatttttaatgcattcCCATAAGCTTTAGTGAGTTCCcataattttttctattttttcatgAGTTTTGAGCTATTCCCATAAATTTTGAGCTGTTcccataatttttaaaatattcccagAATTTTTAACCCCTTCCAGTAATCTTTAATACCTTCCCATGATTTTTAATGCATTCCCATAATTCCTAAtacatttttatactttttaacagattttcctgatttttaacagatttccatctcttttgagccccttcccagcatTTTCAGGGCAATTCCATCCTTTTTGGAGggatttcctttaatttttttgggggggttctcCCCATTTCTGAGCAAATCCCTCTCATTTTTGAGGTGAATTCCCTCATTTTTAGGCAAATCCTCTCATTTTTAGGTGAATTCTTTGATTTTTAGGTAAATCTCCTCATTTTTTAGGTGAATTCCTTCATTTTTAGGCAAATTCCCTCATTTTTGAGGTGAATTCCCTCTTTTTTAGGTCAATCCCCTCATTTTTAGGTAAATCCTTTCATTTTTAGGTGAATTCTTTGATTTTTAGGCAAACCCTCTCATTTTTAGGTGAATTCTTTGATTTTTAGGTAAATTCCTTCATTTTTGAGGTGAATTCCCTCTTTTTTAGGTCAATCCCCTCATTTTTAGGTAAATCCTTTCATTTTTAGGTGAATTCTTTGATTTTTAGGCAAACCCTCTCATTTTTGAGGTGAATTCCCTGATTTTTAGTTAAATCCTCTCATTTTTTAGGTAAATTCCCTGACTTTTTGGTAAACCCCCTCAATTTTGAGGTGAATTCCCTGACTTTTAGGtaaattcctcatttttcaggtaaatttctcattttttaggtaaattcctcattttttaGGTAAACCCTCTCATTTTTAGGTGAATTCCCTGACTTTTGGGtaaattccccatttttgagGTGAATTCCCTGACTTTTGGGtaaattccccatttttgagGTGAATTCCCTGACTTTTGGGtaaattccccatttttgagGTGAATTCCCTGCCTTTTGGGTAAACCCTCTCATTTTTGAGGTGAATTCCCTGCTTTTAGGTAAATCCCTCATTTTTTAGGTTAATTCCCTCCTTTTTAGTTAAGTTCCTCATTTTTTTTAGGTAAATCCCTCAATTTTGAGGTGAATTCCCTGACTTTTAGgtaaatttctcattttttaggtaaattcctcattttttaggtaaattcctcattttttaggtaaattcctcattttttaGGTAAACCCTCTCATTTTTGAGGTGAATTCCCTGACTTTTGGGtaaattccccatttttgagGTGAATTCTCTGACTTTTGGGTAAATCCCTCATTTTTTAGgtaaatttctcattttttaggTAAATCCCTCATTTTTTAGGtaaattcctcattttttaGTTAAACCCTCTCATTTTTGAGGTGAATTCCCTGACTTTTAGgtaaattcccaatttttgagGTGAATTCCCTGATTTTTAGTtaaattcctcattttttaggtaaatttctcattttttaggTCAACCCCTCATTTTTGAGGTGAATTCCCTGACTTTTGGGTCCCTCCCCTCATGTTTGGgtgcattttctcatttttgggCCTTTCCCTGTCcacttttggggttccctgctgcattttggggttttctctgtccatttttggggttcctgggttggattttggggttttcctgtcGGTTTTTGGAATTCCTGTCcggttttggggttcctgtctatttttggggttttcctgtcCCTTTTTGGGGCTCCTgggttggattttgggttttctctgtccctttttggggttcttgtgtctggttttggggttcctctgtccatttttggggttcctgtgttggattttggggttttcctttcGGTTTTGGGATTCctgggttggattttggggttcctctgtccatttttggggttcctgggttggattttggggtccctctgtccatttttggggttcttgtgtctttttttggggttttcctgtcAGTTTTGGGATTCCTGggttgaattttggggttcctgtctatttttggggtccctctgtccatttttggggttcctgggttgaattttggggttcctctGTCCATTTTTGGGTTCTTGTGTctgtttttggggttcctgtcGGTTTTGGGGGTtcctaggtttttttttttggggttcctgtcGGTTCTGGGGTCCCTctgtccatttttggggttcctgtctatttttggggtccctctgtCCATTTTTGGGTTCTTGtgtctggttttggggttttcctgtcAGTTTTGGGATTCCTGGattggattttgggtttccctgttggtttttggggttcctgggttggattttggggtccctctgtccattttggggttcctgtgtctgtttttggggttttcctgtcggttttgggggttcctgggttgttttttgatgtttctctgtccttctttggggttcctgggttggattttggggttcctgttggttttggggttctgggttggtttttggggttttcctgtcCATTTCTGGGGTTCctgggttggattttggggtttctctgtccatttttggggttcctgggttggattttggggtccctctgtccatttttggggttcttgtgtcttttttgggggttttcctgTCAGTTTTGGGATTCCTGggttgaattttggggttcctgtcTATTTTTGGGGTTCCTCTGTCCATTTTTGGGGCTCctgggttggattttggggttcctctGTCCATTTTTGGGGCTCTTGTgtctttttttggggttttcctgtcAGTTTTGGATTCCTGgcttggattttggggttttcctgttggttttggggttcctgggttggattttggggttttcctgtcAGTTTTGGGATTCctgggttggattttggggttttcctgttggttttgggggttcctggGTTGGATTTTGAGTTTCTATGTCCATTTTTAGGGTCCTTTGGttgcttttaaaagttttcctgtcggtttttggggtttcctgtCAGTTTTGGGGGTTCCTGGATTAAAATTTGAGGTTCCTctgtccatttttggggttctgggttggtttttggggttttcctgtcATTTTTTCGGGTTCCTGGGTCTGTTTCTGAGGTCCCTctgtccatttttggggttcctgggttggattttggggttcctttgtccatttttggggttcttgtgtctgtttttggggttcctgtcGGTTCTGGGGTTCCTctgtccatttttggggttcctaggttggattttggggttcctctGTCCATTTTTAAGGTTCTTgtgttggattttggggttcctgtccatttttggggttcctctgtccatttttggggttcctgtgttggattttggggtttttctctccatttttggggttcttgtgtctgtttttgtggttttcctgtcagttttggggttcctgggttGGATTTTGGGTTCCTtttgattttggggtccctctgtCCATTTTTGTGGTTCCTGGGTTGGATTTTAGGGTTActgggttggattttggggttcccctgtccatttttggggttcctgtcTATTTTTGGGCTTTTCTGTCGGCTTTGGGGGTTCCcgggtggaattttggggttcctgtcGGTTCTGGGGTCCCTctgtccatttttggggttgctgggttggattttggggttcctgtgTCCATTTCtgattggggttttggggtgtttctgtcCATTTTGGGGACATCTCTGGTTTTAGGATGTCTGTAtccattttggggtgtttctgaccctttttggggtgtctgtgcccCCCATGTGTGGCTCTTTGGCTCCGAGCTGCCCGACACGCTGACGCTGCTCTGGCTCCCcgttggtttttggggttcctgtgTCCGTTTCCggccgggattttggggtgtttctgcccattttggggtgtctgtgtccattttggggttcctgaccctttttggggtgtctgtgcccCCCATGTGTGGCTCTCTGGCTCCGAGCTGCCCGACACGGAGACGCTGCTCTGGCTCCCcattggtttttggggttcctgtgTCCgttttgggctggattttggggtgtttgtgtccattttggggtgtctgtgtccattttggggtgtttctgtcCATTTGGGGGTGTTTCTGtccattttggggtgtttctgtccattttggggtgtttctgaccctttttggggtgtctgtgtccattttggggtgtttctgtccattttggggtgtttctgtccattttggggtgtctgtgtccattttggggtgtctgaccctttttggggtgtctgtgcccCCATGTGTGGCTCTCTGGCTCCGAGCTGCCCGACACGGTGACGCTGCTCTGGCTCCCcgttggtttttggggttcctgtgTCCATTTCCggccgggattttggggtgtttctgtccattttggggtgtttctgtcCATTTTGGGGTGTTCCTGAccctttttggggtgtctgtgcccCCCATGTGTGGCTCTCTGGCTCCGAGCTGACCGACACGCTGACGCTGCTCTGGCTCCCCGTTGGTTTTTGGGTTCCTGTGTCCATTTCCagccaggattttggggtgtttctgtccattttggggtgtttctgtccattttggggtgtctgtgtccattttggggtgtctgacCCTTTTTGGGTGTCTGTGCCCCCCAGACGTGGCTCTTTGGCTACGAGCTGACCGACACGGTGATGCTGTTCTGCGAGGAGCGCGCGCTGTTCCTGGCCAGCCGCAAGAAGGTCGAGTTCCTCAAGCAGGTGGCCCAGGGCAAGGGCGGCGAGGGGGCCACCAACGGGCTGCCGGCGGTGACACTGCTCGTCCGGGAgaaggtggggctgggcacggctttggggtcactctggggtcactttggggtcactctggggtcatttggggtcaCCAACGGGCTGCCGGCGGTGACACTGCTCGTCCGGGAgaaggtggggctgggcacagctttggggtcactttggggtcatttggggcCACCAACGGGCTGCCGGCGGTGACACTGCTCGTCCGGGAgaaggtggggctgggcacgcctttggggtcactttggggtcatttggggtcactttggggtcacCAACGGGCTGCCGGCGGTGACACT
This window harbors:
- the SUPT16H gene encoding FACT complex subunit SPT16 codes for the protein MYLTTFPASLRHVFGPSPSRPALFPPPRKRKFPSGRVSGGERRGAGGGGGGGGGGDQEGSGRVPAKGADPRGGRGSREGAAGPARAPLMALSLDREAFSRRLRRLYASWQKGEDEFGGVDAIVVAVGVDEEIVYAKSTALQTWLFGYELTDTVMLFCEERALFLASRKKVEFLKQVAQGKGGEGATNGLPAVTLLVREKNESNKANFEKLLEALRGSRGGRRLGVFAKDKFPGEFMKSWNDALSKEGFEKVDVSAAVAQAMAAKEEGELQLMRKAAAITSEVFTKFFKERVMEIVDADE